AATGGTTTCTCCAGCATTGACGGCCAGGTTCAGTCCGTGGATCGGGACGATCACGTCATGCCTTGAATCGTATCCAGCGTTTTGAATCTGTACATTACCGATGACCGGAATATCCCGTGACTGCTGTCTGCTTTGCACCGGCAGATCAAAGAGGGATTGCGCGGCACGATAATCGTGCTTGACCCTCTGCATCTCCGTCCAGTGGTTGATGCCCCGCAAAAGAGGCTGAACAACTTGGCCCGCAAGGAGCGTACAGGCAGCAACAGCACCTATGCTTATGAATCCGCCCATCACCAGCAATGCGCCAGCAGAAACAACGCAAACCGTTGTCAGGACGGTGAAAAAGCCGCTGCTGTTCCGCGCCATGTTGTTCAGATCGATCTGGTCATAGCCGAGGCGGGAGACCTGGGTTTGCAGTCTTTCAAATCGCCGGAGGATCACTGGCTCAAGCGCCATCGCCTTGATCGTGTTGAGCCCGGACAGGACTTCGAAAATGAAATCGTATTTACGCTGGTCCTGGACAGCACGTTTTTCAACGAGCGTGTTGAGTTTTGAATTCAGGTGAGCGGTCCGCAACACGAAAATCAGCAACAAAATTGGCGGGATGAAACCGATTGGGCCGCCGATGAGAAACAGGACAACGAGAAAGATGAGGCTAGCAGGGAGGTCAATCGTCAAAAGTCGCGCCGGTCCGCCATACTGGTCTCCCAAGGACTGAAGTGACTTCAGAGAGTCCAGATGCTTGGAAACACTGGCATCCGTCACGGCATCAGAACGGGAGCAGAGCAGCCGGTGTGTCGCTTCCATGTTTGCTTTGTGTGTAAAGGAAGCTGCTGACCAGGCAACAACAAATGATCTAGCAATCTTCAATACTGCATCGACCGCCAGGACGATCCCAAGCCCGACAATTAGAACGACCAGTGTATCAATGGCTTGGTTTGGAAGAATTCGGTCATATACTTGAAGAATTGTCAGGGGCATCGCCAAGCCCAATACATTTATGAGTATCGAGGCCATTACCACCGAACGCGGCAAATTTGGGGCTTTAACTTGTTCTCCTGTCTCAGATGAATGAAATTTCAGCTGAGGTAACGCAGTGTTAGCTAAAGCATTGCTGATAAAACTGACCATACTTGGCGCCTCCTATCTCTATTAAGGCGCGCAAGTGTTTCAAAAGCGTTTACCAAGAACTATGGAACTCGCTAATTTACATCAAGATATAGTGGTATTTCACAGGTTCTGGTTGGTTTTTGTTAAGACAAGCCTGCGCGAATGGCTTCATGATCTAATGGAGCTTGTGCGAGTATGGCTGACACCGACACCCCGAAAACATCTGGCAAACCGACTGAAGGCGCGGGCGCAGAAGCGGCTGCACGGACCAATTCAGGTGCAAGCTCGCCAAATGCTGCGCGTGCGGAAGCTCAGGCTGGTGATCCGTATAAGCCGGCGGATGGCAACGACTACTCTTTGTCCATCAATCCGGAGGACACAGGCGAGGCAACGGTTGCCAACCTCTTCCAGGCTGTGCCTTTGGAATACGAAGGAAGCGGCTCGGCACTCCATGACGGCGAAGGCCTCGCCGGCGACGGGGGCTTGAATGGCGGAGCAGGAAACGACGGTCCTCGCAACGGTTTGGATCTAAATCGTAACGACAATGTGCCGCTCCCGGATGGCCTTCAGGATGTTGCGGAAACATCTGACGGCGGTTTGGGTGATGCCGGTGGCATCGGAGATGGCGAAGTGCCAGAGGCTCGTGGCCTTGATGCTGGGCTTTCCCAGTTTGATCTCGGTGGACGGGGTATTCCGACAAGCGACGACGGTATTGGTGACGGCATTGGCGGCGGCGGCGGTGGCGGCGACGGTGGCACCACTGTCTTGGCCGATGACGACGGCGATGGCGGTGGCGATGGCGGTGGCGGTGATGCCGGCGACGACGGTGGCGATGACGGTGATGATGGTGACGGCGGCGGCGATGATGATCTCGGTGAACCGATTGGTCCCCTGACCGATGTCAATCTCGATACCAATTTCGTGGAAGAAAACGCGGATCCTGGAACAACTGTCGGCGTGGTGGCTTTCGCAGAAGATCCGGATGGAGACGACGTCACCTATTCGATTTTGGGTGACTCGCCATTCGTCATTGACCCGGAAACCGGTGTGATTTCGGTTGGTCCCGGTGCAGTCATCGATCGTGAAGAAACACCGACTATCAGCGTAACAGTGCAAGCGACCTCCAGCGATGGGTCGTTTGTCGTGGAGACCTTTGTAATCGAGGTCGGCGATGACAACACCGAATTTCAAATCGGACCTGTTGTCGACACGGACACGACCGACAACTTTATTCTCGAAGACTCTGATCCGGGCACGGTTGTCGGGGTGACGGCATTTGCCGAGGATCCAGATGCCACCGATACGGTCACTTATGAAATCATCGGAGACACGCCGTTTGTCATCGATCCGGTTACTGGCGTTATCAGTGTCGCACCCGGCGCCGAGATCGACCGGGAAACCACGCCGTTCTTTGATGTGACGGTCCAGGCCACGTCTACTGATGGATCCACCTCTCAGGAGACCTTCCGGATTACCGTAGGCGACGACAATTCAGAATTCCCCATCGGCCCGGTGATTGATACAGACGAAGACGCCAACTTCGTTCAGGAGAACGCTGTTGGAGGAACGGGCATTGATGTCACGGCCTTTGCCGAGGATCTCGATGATACAGACACGGTATCTTATGAAATCGTGGGCGACAGCCCGTTCGTTATCGACCCGGTGTCAGGTGTGCTTACTGTCAAGGACGGTGCAGTCATCGACCGGGAAGAGACCCCTTTCATTGATGTGACCGTTCAGGCGACCTCGACGGATGGGACAACCTCTCAGGAAACCTTCCGCGTGGAAGTTGGCGATGAGAACGAATTCGAGATCGGCCCGGTTACCGATGTTGACGGCGACACAAACTTTGTCGAAGAAAACTCGGATGGCGGTACTATCGTAGGCGTCACGGCGTTTGCAGAAGATCCGGATGCCACGGACACGGTTTCCTATGAAATCATTGGCGATTCGCCCTTTGTTATTGATCCTGCAACTGGTGTGATCACTGTTGCCCCTGGCGCGGAAATCGACCGGGAAGAGACCCCATTCATCGATGTGACGGTACAGGCAACCTCGACCGACGGCTCAACGTCTCAGGAGACCTTCCGTGTTACTGTAGGTGACGCCAACGAGTTTGGTATCGGTCCAGTTACCGACACCGATACAGAGCAGAACTTTGTCCAGGAGAATTCTGATCCAGGCACCGTCGTCGGTCTCACTGCCTTTGCGGAAGACCCGGATACAGCGGACACTGTTACGTATGAAATTGTTGGCGACTCGCCATTTGTGATTGATCCGGCCAGCGGTGTTATCACTGTTGGCCCGGACGCGGATATTGATCGTGAGGCAACCCCGTTCATTGATGTGACCGTCAAAGCGACGTCCACAGATGGATCGACGTCTCAGGAAACCTTCCGGGTTGAGGTGGGCGATGACAACGAGGGTGACATTGGCCCCGTCGTCGATATCGATAAGTCTAACAATGACTTGAACGCAGTGGCAGAAAACGGAACAGGCGGCGAAGAAGTCGGTATTACGGCTTTCGCCGAAGATCCGGATGCGACCGACACGGTGACCTATTCGACCGATGATCCGCGGTTCGATATCGATCCGGACACCGGTGTTCTGACCGTCAAGCCAGGCGTTAGCTTCGATTACGAGCAGACCAAAGCCGTTGACGTTGAAATCACCGCGACTTCGTCTGATGGATCGTCTTCAACGGGAACGTTCACAGTCAATATCCTGGATGTCAACGAAGCGCCTGATCTCACCTTTGAGACCGGCGATGTCGATGGCGTGAGCGCGACTCTCACGTTTGTCTCCGAAGGTGCAAACTACAGCAGTTCGCTGGGTGTGTTCGTGATGGACGCGAGCGGTGATCCGGTTGCAGGTCAGATCGTTTGGACAAACGGTAATGAGCTTACACCGGGCGATACCGTGAATGTCGCGTTCCCGAATGTTGATGCCGCCAATATCGGATATTTCCTTATCCCGGATGGCGCTGACCAGAACCCGGGTATTGCCGCCGGCGACATGGTAACTTTCCAGAAAGACGGCGATGGAAACTGGCAAGCCGTTGCGCAGGATGGAACACTTCTGACTGGGGACGGGGCCGATGCCTACTTCTCCGGAGACGCAAGCCTTAATCCGGACGGATTGGATCACACGGTTGAAAGCGGTGTGACGATCGGCTTCGAAGATCTGGTCAACAATGGCGATCAGGATTTCGATGATTTTGTCTTCGATGCACAAAACACCGACTTTGACTACCGGACAACGATCGTTGAGGAAGTTGAAGGCGCCGAAGCGGCCCCCTTGTCGGTCATTGACCCGGATGAGGGTGATACACACACCTTTACCGTGTCTGATGACCGGTTTGAGGTTGTCGTCGCCGGGGACAAGTATGTCCTGAAACTGAAAGATGATCAGGAGCTTGATTACGAAACCGAGACACAGGTCAGTGTAACGGTCACGGCCACTGACACCGGTGGACTGTCCGACACGGAAACCATCATCATTGACGTTATCGATGTCAATGAGAGCAAAGAGCCGATTGGGCCGCTCTCCGACAGCGATACGAGCGACAACCTCGTAGCTGAGAATTCCGATGCCGGAACAGTGGTGGGCGTAACGGCGTTCGCAACTGATCCTGATACCATTGACACCGTATCGTATGAGATCGTTGATCAAGACTCTCCATTCGTGATCGATCCGACTTCTGGCGTGATCTCGGTCGCGCCGGGTGCGGACATTGACCGGGAGACGACGCCGTCAATCGATGTCACGGTCAAAGCAACGTCTACGGACGGGACTTCGACAACGAAGACCTTCACGGTTGAAGTCGGCGATGAGGACGAGTTCGACATCGGTCCTGTTTCAGATGCCGACACCAGCGACAACACCATTTCGGAAACTGCTGACGGCGGCGAAGACACCGGTATCACGGCCTTTGCCGAGGACGAGGATGCAACCGACACCGTCACCTACGAGTTGACAGGTGGCAACGATCGCTTCGAGATCGATGAGACTTCGGGTGTCATTACGGTAAAAGACGGTGCTCAGTTCGATGCGGAGACTGAGTCGACCGTTGATGTCACGGTCAAGGCGACCTCCACGGATGGGTCCTCTTCCAGCAAGACCTTTTCCATTGACGTGACTGACGGCAACGAACCGCCGGATCTGATCGTTGAGCTGGAGAATGCGTCGAATGATCTGGTTATCAACGGTGGTTTCGAGAATTTCTCCGGAACCTTGAGCGGCACGGATGGCACCGGCTGGTATGACACTCCGGACACCATTGAAGGCTGGAGCTACAATGATGTCGATATCCATCAGTCCGCCCGTCACGGTGAGGGCACAACGGATGGCGCACACCGTCTGGACCTGACCGCCGACGATAACGGCACGATCTCTCAGACCATCGAGGGTCAATTGGACGGGCATGTCTACACGCTGTCGTTCAATATGAACTCGCGTGGCAATCGGTCTGGCGAAGGCGTTGCCGAGGTCTATTGGAACGGTGAGCTCATCGACACCATTGATCCAACCGATGGCGGCGGTGGCTGGCAAAGCTACAGCTATGACATCGTTGGTGGATCTGGTGACGGCTCCAACACGCTGACGTTTGTTGAGAAGGGCTCTGACAACAGTCATGGCACCTACATCGACACCGTGTCGATCAAGGCCGATGGCCGCATCGCGATCCTGGAAGAGTTCAAGGGCGCTGAAGTTGCACCTCTTTCCGTTATCGACCCCGATGTGGGCGATACGCACACCTTCACTGTGTCCGATGACCGGTTCGAGGTTGTTGCCGCTGACGGCAAATATCTTCTGAAGCTTAAAGACGACCAAGCGCTCGACTATGAGACCGAGCAGCAGGTCACGGTCCAAGTAACAGCGACCGATAGCGGTGGTCTTTCAGACACTGAAACCGTCATTGTCGACGTGATCGATGTCGATGAAAACTCAGAGCCGATCGGTCCGCTGTCGGATAGCGATAACAGCGACAACCTGGTTGCGGAAAACTCGGATGCAGGCACTGTTGTTGGTGTGACTGCCTTCGCGACCGATCCGGACACGGTCGATGACGTGACCTACGAGATCGTTGATCAAGACTCTCCGTTTGTGATCGATCCGACGTCTGGCGTGCTCTCGGTCGCACCTGGTGCGGACATTGATCGCGAGACGACCCCGTCAATCGATGTCACGGTCAAAGCAACGTCTACGGACGGGACTTCGACGACCGAAACCTTCAGGGTTGAAGTCGGCGATGAAGACGAGTTCGACATCGGACCAGTTTCAGATGTCGAAACAAGCGACAACACCATTTCTGAGACTGCTGATGGCGGCGAAGACACCGGCATAACCGCTTTTGCCGAGGACAAGGATGCAACCGACACCGTCACCTATGAGTTGACGGGTGGCAACGATCGCTTCGAGATCGACGAGACTACCGGCGTCATCACCGTGAAAGACGGTGCGCAGTTTGATGCGGAAACTGAACCGACTGTCGACGTAACCGTCAAGGCAACGTCTACGGATGGATCTTCGTCCAGTAATACTTTCTCTATTGATGTGGGAGACGGCAACGAGCCGCCGGATCTCGTGGTTGAGTATGGCGACATCGGCACCAATCTCATCAAAAACGGCTCGTTCGAGTCCTTCGACGTTGCCACCGGAAAGTGGAGCCAATTTTCTGGAGACAGTTCAGGTGCCTGGACGAGCAACGGAAAAATGGAGGTCTGGGACAACTTCGGTGGTATTAAAGCCACCGAAGGCGACCAACATCTCGAGTTGGATTCTGAAAAGAACGTCAATTCGATTTCCCAAACCGTCGAAACGTCGGTGGGGCAGGTTTATGACCTCTCCTTCGATGTCCAGGCGCGCAGGGATGATGCCTCCAACACCGTTGAGGTTTATTGGAACGGTGAACTGGTTTCCACTGTCGATCCAGCTTTCGGCAACTGGGAAACGCTTGAGGTCCAGGTAGTCGGAACAGGCGGTAATGATGTCCTTGAATTCCGGGAAACCAGTGAAGACAACAACACCTATGGTGCGTTCATTGATAACGTCGAACTGACCGGCACTAACCGGATCGGCGTCTATGAAGAATTGGAAGGTGCCAAGGTAGTTCCGCTTTCCGTCATCGATCCCGATGTGGGCGACACGCATACTTTCACAGTGTCCGATGACCGCTTCGAGGTGGTTGCCGCCGACGGCAAGTATCTACTGAAGCTGAAAGACGATCAGGCGCTCGATTATGAGACCGAGCAACAGGTGACCGTCCAGATCACGGCAACCGACACCGGTGGTTTGTCCGATACGGAAACAGTGGTGATCGACGTCATCGACATTGACGAGGGTGCGGAACCAATCGGCCCGCTGACCGACAGCGATACGACTGCGAACCTCGTTGCGGAAAATTCCGATGCTGGCACCTTTGTTGGTGTGACAGCCTTTGCGACCGATCCTGATACGTCTGACGACGTCACTTATGAGATCGTTGATCAGAACTCTCCGTTCGTTATCGACCCGACTTCTGGTGTGATCTCGGTCGC
This window of the Roseibium alexandrii DFL-11 genome carries:
- a CDS encoding peptidase domain-containing ABC transporter: MVSFISNALANTALPQLKFHSSETGEQVKAPNLPRSVVMASILINVLGLAMPLTILQVYDRILPNQAIDTLVVLIVGLGIVLAVDAVLKIARSFVVAWSAASFTHKANMEATHRLLCSRSDAVTDASVSKHLDSLKSLQSLGDQYGGPARLLTIDLPASLIFLVVLFLIGGPIGFIPPILLLIFVLRTAHLNSKLNTLVEKRAVQDQRKYDFIFEVLSGLNTIKAMALEPVILRRFERLQTQVSRLGYDQIDLNNMARNSSGFFTVLTTVCVVSAGALLVMGGFISIGAVAACTLLAGQVVQPLLRGINHWTEMQRVKHDYRAAQSLFDLPVQSRQQSRDIPVIGNVQIQNAGYDSRHDVIVPIHGLNLAVNAGETIAFEGKDGSGRSTLSRLISGSLEPTSGSVMLDGHDLYGEDHWGLRKQIAYVGNDSEMFAGTILQNLTLFGSQSTPQTARMAAELIGLEKDIHLLPLGYDTQLGNAIEENLTDSMIQRIAIARALAREPKILILDDANGALDHRSEAELAEGLKRIKGQLTMIIVSHRPSFRAIADKQYLVEDGKLKSAPAKPVTTKKYKLQPRIRKEAPKMSQGA
- a CDS encoding cadherin domain-containing protein produces the protein MADTDTPKTSGKPTEGAGAEAAARTNSGASSPNAARAEAQAGDPYKPADGNDYSLSINPEDTGEATVANLFQAVPLEYEGSGSALHDGEGLAGDGGLNGGAGNDGPRNGLDLNRNDNVPLPDGLQDVAETSDGGLGDAGGIGDGEVPEARGLDAGLSQFDLGGRGIPTSDDGIGDGIGGGGGGGDGGTTVLADDDGDGGGDGGGGDAGDDGGDDGDDGDGGGDDDLGEPIGPLTDVNLDTNFVEENADPGTTVGVVAFAEDPDGDDVTYSILGDSPFVIDPETGVISVGPGAVIDREETPTISVTVQATSSDGSFVVETFVIEVGDDNTEFQIGPVVDTDTTDNFILEDSDPGTVVGVTAFAEDPDATDTVTYEIIGDTPFVIDPVTGVISVAPGAEIDRETTPFFDVTVQATSTDGSTSQETFRITVGDDNSEFPIGPVIDTDEDANFVQENAVGGTGIDVTAFAEDLDDTDTVSYEIVGDSPFVIDPVSGVLTVKDGAVIDREETPFIDVTVQATSTDGTTSQETFRVEVGDENEFEIGPVTDVDGDTNFVEENSDGGTIVGVTAFAEDPDATDTVSYEIIGDSPFVIDPATGVITVAPGAEIDREETPFIDVTVQATSTDGSTSQETFRVTVGDANEFGIGPVTDTDTEQNFVQENSDPGTVVGLTAFAEDPDTADTVTYEIVGDSPFVIDPASGVITVGPDADIDREATPFIDVTVKATSTDGSTSQETFRVEVGDDNEGDIGPVVDIDKSNNDLNAVAENGTGGEEVGITAFAEDPDATDTVTYSTDDPRFDIDPDTGVLTVKPGVSFDYEQTKAVDVEITATSSDGSSSTGTFTVNILDVNEAPDLTFETGDVDGVSATLTFVSEGANYSSSLGVFVMDASGDPVAGQIVWTNGNELTPGDTVNVAFPNVDAANIGYFLIPDGADQNPGIAAGDMVTFQKDGDGNWQAVAQDGTLLTGDGADAYFSGDASLNPDGLDHTVESGVTIGFEDLVNNGDQDFDDFVFDAQNTDFDYRTTIVEEVEGAEAAPLSVIDPDEGDTHTFTVSDDRFEVVVAGDKYVLKLKDDQELDYETETQVSVTVTATDTGGLSDTETIIIDVIDVNESKEPIGPLSDSDTSDNLVAENSDAGTVVGVTAFATDPDTIDTVSYEIVDQDSPFVIDPTSGVISVAPGADIDRETTPSIDVTVKATSTDGTSTTKTFTVEVGDEDEFDIGPVSDADTSDNTISETADGGEDTGITAFAEDEDATDTVTYELTGGNDRFEIDETSGVITVKDGAQFDAETESTVDVTVKATSTDGSSSSKTFSIDVTDGNEPPDLIVELENASNDLVINGGFENFSGTLSGTDGTGWYDTPDTIEGWSYNDVDIHQSARHGEGTTDGAHRLDLTADDNGTISQTIEGQLDGHVYTLSFNMNSRGNRSGEGVAEVYWNGELIDTIDPTDGGGGWQSYSYDIVGGSGDGSNTLTFVEKGSDNSHGTYIDTVSIKADGRIAILEEFKGAEVAPLSVIDPDVGDTHTFTVSDDRFEVVAADGKYLLKLKDDQALDYETEQQVTVQVTATDSGGLSDTETVIVDVIDVDENSEPIGPLSDSDNSDNLVAENSDAGTVVGVTAFATDPDTVDDVTYEIVDQDSPFVIDPTSGVLSVAPGADIDRETTPSIDVTVKATSTDGTSTTETFRVEVGDEDEFDIGPVSDVETSDNTISETADGGEDTGITAFAEDKDATDTVTYELTGGNDRFEIDETTGVITVKDGAQFDAETEPTVDVTVKATSTDGSSSSNTFSIDVGDGNEPPDLVVEYGDIGTNLIKNGSFESFDVATGKWSQFSGDSSGAWTSNGKMEVWDNFGGIKATEGDQHLELDSEKNVNSISQTVETSVGQVYDLSFDVQARRDDASNTVEVYWNGELVSTVDPAFGNWETLEVQVVGTGGNDVLEFRETSEDNNTYGAFIDNVELTGTNRIGVYEELEGAKVVPLSVIDPDVGDTHTFTVSDDRFEVVAADGKYLLKLKDDQALDYETEQQVTVQITATDTGGLSDTETVVIDVIDIDEGAEPIGPLTDSDTTANLVAENSDAGTFVGVTAFATDPDTSDDVTYEIVDQNSPFVIDPTSGVISVAPGADIDRETTPTIDVTVEATSTDGTSTTKTFTVEVGDENEFDIGPVADVDTSDNTISETSDSGENTGITAFAEDEDATDTVTYELTGGSDRFEIDETSGVITVKDGAQFDAETEPTVDVTVKATSTDGSSSSQTFPIGITDGNEPPDLIVELESGSQQFIINGSFENFDGQLGGSDGSGWYQDPNSIEGWSYDNVDVHQAGHNNFGATDGNHHLDLASVTNGWASQQIEGQMEGQVYELQFDMKSRGGAGQSVAEVYWNGELIDTIDPATTGAGWQTYNFNIVGGSGDGSNTLTFVEIGSDNNGGALIDSVSIVSDNRTAVVEEFFGAEIAPLSVIDPDIGDTHTFTVSDDRFEVVVSGDKYMLKLKDNQALDYETETQVTLEVTATDQGGLSDTEVVVIDVIDVDETNTPLTDLIDSDTSDNVIAEGATAGTVVGLTAFANEPDAGDSVTYAITDPRFEIDPDTGVVTVADNASFDAEQTPFIDLDVTATSTDGSSVTETFRIDVTEFDELPVAKDDGATVGLTKTSFYYSDDDGEIHLISSDGSDVVIGSTGVGAMTDIALDNSGNLYGITFNKLYSIDPDTGEATKISSSRFGTSMNALEFGPDGTLYAADSSGKLYTVDVSDGSLTKIGKMEYGSAGDLAFSGDKLYLSASNGKIVEIDPDSGATIDVVATLPVSNAFGLVGDEGGQLYAFTNGGRVYQIDPETGTVSVPDAYVMNDSGWGATETADSSGQTAKVEGNVLTNDTDAEGALTVTNVSFDGQDYAPGSTIPGDYGSLLINSDGTYTYILDPDSPAAQALGQGESDVEVFTYTVTDSGGNTDTANLKITVNGYDEGPAVSKFDVGPVRDADTAKNLVAASVAAGALVGLTAIAEDADAGDTVTYTIDDSRFDIDEFTGVVTVADGATLTPGETIDVVITATSSDGSESSGTFPIDVVAGSNAAPDLIVGNPLNVTENSAGAGVVALSVVDPDVGDTHTFTVSDDRFEVVPDGNGYMLKLKDGVELDYEEEQSITLDVTATDGEGLSDTETITFDVVDVDDTEDDMPPVAGDDDDDERDDDNELAASSASRFSNDGDDDDESDDEGSNVIELPTFQVGTEDDDALVGEGANDALFGKGGDDTLSGEGGSDALFGGPGDDTLDGGPGDDSMNGGDGSDVFAYMLGDGNDSIYGGAGENWIDIIDLGDGTNGTQIGEYGTDWSVTVTDGSIDKVDPLNGEVSLSQDSGGHIDLADGGRVDFAEIEGIQYS